Genomic segment of Microcoleus sp. bin38.metabat.b11b12b14.051:
TTTTACCAGGCAAGAAATCGACGACGAACTATTTCAAAACCGGATTGTTCCTGCACCAGAATTGCAGAAATATCAACGAATTAAACCGGGAAGTACAGCAGCAGATACAATTCGTTCCTTAGCATTAGAAGACCCGCAGCATCCGCCTTTGTACTTTTTGATGGCTCGTTTGTGGATGGAGCAATTTGGTAGTTCTATGGCAGCATCCCGCAGTTTGCCCGCAATATTGAGTTTGTTGTCGCTACCTTTGATGTATGCTTTAGCTCAGGAACTTTTATCCTCAAATTTGGCAGCCTTAGTTGCAACAACGCTGCTGGCTTTATCTCCCTTTGACATCTTGTTTGCTCAGACAGCAAGGCAGTACAGTTTGCTGACAGTGGCAGTTATTGGCAGCAGTTGGCTGCTGCTGAGAGCATTGCGGTTGCGGGGCTGGCAAAATTGGGCGTATTACTCGCTGGCGATCGCGAGCGGTTTTTACACTCACCCTTTCTTCAGTTTAACACTCGTCGGACACGGAGTTTTTATAATTGCTTGCTGGCTGTTTGTCAAGCAAAAAAAACTGCGCGGTCACTTAACTAATTCGCAATTTTTCTTAGCAGTAACAGCCGCTTTAATCTTGTATTTGCCGTGGATTTACGTGCTGGCGACCAACCTGGAACGAGCCTCAGCCACGACAGACTGGACGCGAATATCTCCTGGTTGGCTGTATCTGGCAAAATTGTGGATGCTCAGCTTTACAGCCTTATTTTTTGACTTCGACTTCGGCTTTGACAATATCTGGACTTATCTGCTGAGATTGCCATTTTTGCTGTTAATTGTGGCAGCACTTTACCAGATCTGCCGCCGCACAAATATTTCAACTTTGCTGTTTATTGTAACATCAATTTTTGTGCCGTTTTTGATGCTGGCTTTACCGGATCTAATCCTAGGCGGCAAACGTTCCGCCGTCAGCCGCTATCTGATTTCGTGCTTTCCGGGAGTGCAGCTAGCAGTTGCTTGCTTGCTGGCGAGTAAGGTGAAAACTCAGCAGCGGTTTTGGCAAGTCGTTTTAGCGGGGGTATTTACAGCAAGCGTAGCATCTTGTACCCTCAGCGCTGTTTCTGATACTTGGTGGAGCAAAGACTTGAGCTATTTTAATGCTGAAGTTGCGAGAAATATTAACAAAGAGGCGATCGCTAATCGATCGATTAAAGATACAATAGTAATTAGCGATCGCGGCAACGACTTTACTAACATGGGAGATTTGCTCTCCCTGAGTTATTTGCTCGACAAAGATGTGCGGCTGATGCTGCTGAGTCAGTCGCCGGATATGGAGATACTGACCAAATATTCGGCTCCGCTGGTGTTCCGCCCTTCGGAAAAATTGCGATCGGCACTCAAGCAAAATCAGCGGCGCCTAGAGCCTATATTGGAATATGCCAGACTTTTTCGAGTGCGGCGAACTTCTTAGTTGCGGGTAGGGTGCGGAGTGAAACAAACTGTTTGATGGGCTTCAAATATCTGAACTAACCCACCTTAATATCATCTCAGCTCGAAGGACACAATCAAATTGGTTCGTAGTGAGGACTTTAGTCCACATTCATGACGATTGACTCGCATTCCGAACGATCGAACCGTTAGAGATTGCTGGTAAGGTTCGTAGTGAGGACTTTAGTCCGCATTCGTCAGAAGACTGGTATTCCGAAAGCTCGAACCGTTAGAGATTGCTGGTAAAGTTCGATCGTTCGGAATGCGAGTCCGCATTCGTCAGAAGACTGGTATTCCGAAAGCTCGAACCGTTAGAGATTGCTGGTAAAGTTCGATCGTTCGGAATGCGAGTCCGCATTCGTCTAAGGACTAAAGTCCTCACTACAAACACTTTTGATTGCTGGTAATTGATCTGACATAATAGAATTCGCTATTCGTTTATTTTGGTCAGCAATATTGTTGGTAAGGTGCGTCAGAACAAAAACTGTTTGATTTGTCTCAGGTATCTGGGCTGACGCACCCTACATCTATTCCACCACAAGGTGCGGAGCGAAAAAAACTGTTTGAGTTAACTAAAATATTTAGGATGACGCACCCTACACCACCAGCAACGATTATTTGAATAATTAGGATTAAACGCAATGCAAGAGTTAAATAATTCAGCTTCAGAAACCGCACAGCAATTTCGCAACCTTCAGACAGAATTACGCGAACGTTGGCGAGCAATCGAAGAATTTGACAGGGGAGATTGTGATATTATCGTCATTCCTTCTGTCAGCTTAGATCAGCAAGAAATGCAGAAGGTTGAGGGTGCTTATCACTACGAAGAGCGTCATTTATTTTCGTTAATTCGGCTGCGAAATCCCCGCACGCGCTTAATTTACATTACCTCCGAGCCGCTGCACCCGATGATTATAGATTATTACCTGCAATTGCTCCCAGGTATTCCATTTTCTCACGCGCGCGATCGCCTTTTGCTGTTTTCCACTTACGATGCTTCTTCTAAATCTCTCACTCAGAAAATTTTAGAACGTCCCCGCTTAATGGAGCGGATTCGTCAAGCAGCGCGGCCGACAAAATCCTATATGGTTTGTTACAACTCGACGCCCTTAGAGCGCGAGTTATCTGTTAAATTGGGAATTCCTTTGTGGGCGAGCGATCCGGATTTGCTTTACTGGGGCACAAAAAGCGGCAGCAGGCAAATTTTCCAAGAAGCTGGCGTACCTTATCCTGACGGTTCCGAGTTGGTTTGGAATGCCGAAGATTTAGCAGTAGCGGCGGCCGAATTGTGGGAAAGACAGCCGGATTTGCAGCGGATAGTAATTAAGTTAAACGAAGGTTTTTCGGGGGAAGGAAACGCAATTTTAGATTTGAAGCCGATCGCAAATAAAGCACCTCAAGACAGACTTAAAGCAATTGGCGATAGCTTCCACAATTTGCGGTTTCAAGCAACAGCCGAAACCTGGGAAAATTTCAGCAGTCGCATTCCCGAATTAGGAGCAATTGCGGAAGCGTTTATCGAAGGCTCGGAAAAGCGATCGCCCAGCGTTCAAGGTCGAATTGTCCCCAGTGGCGAAGTAGAAATTCTCTCAACCCACGACCAGATTTTAGGAGGCCCAGACGGTCAAATTTTCTTGGGTTGCCGATTTCCGGCGGATGAATCCTATCGGCTGGCGCTGCAAGAGTTGGGATGGAAAGTGGGGAAAAACTTAGCTGCAAAAGGTGCTTTAGAGCGATTTGGAGTGGATTATGTTGCTGTCAAGCAATCGGATGGGAAATGGGATATTCAAGCAATAGAAATTAACTTGCGAAAAGGAGGTACAACTCATCCATTTATGGCTTTGAAGCTGTTGACAAACGGTCGCTACGAACGAACTACGGGCTTGTTTTACAGCCAGCAGGGCCGTCCGAAATATTATGTAGCTTCGGATAATTTAAAAAAGGAGCGCTATCGAGGATTATTACCGAATGATTTGATGGATATTATTGCTGACAATCAACTGCACTTTGACACGGGTACTGAGACGGGAAGCGTGTTTCATTTAATGGGTTGTTTGTCGGAGTTTGGCAAATTAGGCTTGACGAGTATCGGCAATTCGCCGCAAGAAGCAGAGGATATGTATAACAAGGTGGTGAAAGTGCTCGATCGCGAAACTTCATTCAGTTGACAGTTGACAGTTGTCAGTTTTCAGTTTTCATTGGTCAATTAAGCTGACAACCGCAGGTTTTACAGAAGTATACGGTAAGCGTAAAGCTCAGTGGCTTTAGCCCGCTCGATATAAGCGACACGGGCGGTTTTAACCGCCTTCAATCTTGTACTGCTAAATATCTTGACAATCTTACGCCACAAATAGTAGTATAAGATTGGAGGTAGGAACAATGCTAATTTTTGAGTTTAAAGTTTACGGAAAATCAGTTCAGTTAACAGCAATAGATGATGCAATTCGGACTGCCCAATTCGTTCGTAATAGCTGTATTAGGCTATGGATGGATGTTAAAGATACAGGCAAAAATGACTTGCAGAAATATTGTGCTGTACTAGCGGCTAATTTCCCGTTTGCTAATGAACTCAACTCAATGGCGCGACAAGCTAGTGCTGAACGAGCATGGTCTTCTATCTCTCGGTTTTATGATAACTGCAAGAAGAATATTCCTGGTTTAAAGGGATATCCTCAATTTCAAAAAGATTGTCGTTCTGTTGAATATAAAACGTCAGGATGGCGACTTGCAGATAACCGTAAATCCATCACGTTTACAGATAAAAAAGGTATTGGCAGATTAAAAATTAAAGGAACTCGTGATCTGCATTTCTACCAAATCAACCAAATAAAACGGGTAAGATTGGTAAAACGGGCTGATGGTTATTATTGTCAGTTTTGCATTGATGTTAACCGTCAGGAAAATATAAAACCATCAGGAAATACGATTGGATTAGATGTAGGTTTAAAAGAATACTACACAGATTCCAATGGCGTAATGGTTGAGAATCCTAAGTTTCTTCGTGAAGCAGAAAAGGTTCTTAAGCGTTCACAACGCCGTGTTTCTAGCAAAGTCAAAGGGTCAAAAAATAGAGGCAAAGCTAGGCAGATTTTAGGGAAACGCCACCTCAAAATAAGTAGGAAACGTAAAGACCATGCTGTGAAATTGGCACGGTGCGTAGTTCAGTCCAACGACTTGATATCCTATGAAGATTTGAGAATTAAAAATATGGCGAAAAATCATTGTCTAGCTAAGTCAATAAATGACGCATCCTGGTATCAGTTCCGTGTTTGGCTTGAATATTTTGGAAAAGTATTCAAGAGGGTCACGGTAGCTGTTAATCCACAATATACCAGCCAGGAATGCTCTAGTTGCGGTGAAATTGTCAAAAAAACGCTATCCACTAGAACCCACGTTTGTAAATGTGGTTGTGTAATGGATAGAGATGAAAACGCAGCTAGAAATATCCTTAGTCGAGGATTGAGTACGGTAGGACATACCGGAACTTTTGCGCTAGACGCAAGTAACGCTTTAGGAGATAAGACCTCTATTCAGACTGGAGAAATCCTGCCTGAGCAAGTCATATCGTTGATTAAAGAATCGAGCGTGTCTTTAGACCTGAGAGTGTCAAGCTGCGGAATTCTAGGTGGTGGCTACTTTTTAGCCGGATAAAGCGGTGTGGGGTCGATCGACCCTGTGCGGTTGAGAGGCCAAAAACGGACGATCGCCCTACCGATGATATTTTGTTTGGGTACAAAGCCCCAATAATGGCTGTCACAGCTTGCATTGCGGTTATCGCCGAGTACCAAGTAAGAATTTTGAGATACAACTACAGGCCCGTAGGGATACTGCGGAATTTCTTCAATATATTTTTCCTGTAGCGGCTGCTTATTGATATAAACTTTTCCCTCTTTGACTTCCACTGTGTCCCCCGGAAGTCCAATCACTCGCTTGATATAGGCATCTTTAATCGGTGGTGGCTGGCCCGTGCACAAACTAGCCGGATCCGGCGGCATAAACACGATAATATCTCCTCGCTGCGGGTCTTTGAGTCGATAGCTCACCTTATCTATAATTAATCGATCGTTAATTTGTAGGGTTGGGAGCATCGAGCCTGTCGGAATATAGCGAGCTTCCGCAACCAGGGTGCGGATACCAAAGGCTAAGAATGCTGCTAAGCCGATCGTCTTAATTGCTTCTATCCAAGGATTTTCGGTATCTTGCGGGGGTTTTTGGTCGGCTGACTTGTCTAGACGAGTCATAAGTATTAAGTGACTGGGCTGGATACAAATTATAGACTTAATTGGGATTTTTTTGAGGAAATCTGCAAAATCTGCGCGGGTGCGGTGAGTTTTTTGTAATATCTGGTAGAGTCAAGTGTGTCGAGGTTCATCATAAAAATTACAATTTTTCCACAAGCTAGTTATATTTATTAGTATTTTTCAAACTCTTTTGAGGATAAAATTGGTCTGGGCTTCTACGTACATTACTTACTTAATTATAGCTTATGCCGACTACATCAAGTTTGTTAATCCGCCGCGCTCGCATTCTGTTACCCGACGGTGAGTTTTTGGTAGGGGACGTGTTAATTAGCGATCGCAAAATTGTTCGGGTTGCTCCTGAAATTGCCGAATCTGCCGATCGCGAAATAGATGCGATCGGCTTAACTCTGTTACCCGGAGTAATTGACCCGCAGGTACACTTCCGCGAACCGGGTTTGGAACACAAGGAAGACTTGTTTACCGCTAGCTGTGCCTGCGCTAAGGGCGGCGTGACATCGTTTTTGGAAATGCCCAATACCCGCCCCCTAACCACAACCCAAGCCGCCTTAGATGATAAGTTAAGCCGCGCTGCTGAGAAGTGTTTGGTCAATTACGGCTTTTTTATTGGGGCGACGCCGGAGAATTTGCCGGATTTGTTGGAGGCGAACCCGACTCCGGGGATTAAGGTGTTTATGGGTTCGATGCACGGACAGCTTTTGATGGATGGAGAGGAAAATTTAGAGCGAGTGTTCTCTAAGGGCGATCGACTAATTGCAGTACACGCCGAAGATCAAACTAGAATTAATCAGCGCCGTCAGGAATTTGCAGGTAGTACCGACTTAGCTGTGCACTCCCAAATTCAAGACAATCAAGCAGCTTTGTTAGCAACTCAGCTAGCCTTAAAACTTTCCAAAAAATATCAACGCCGCTTGCACATCCTGCATCTTTCAACTGGCGACGAAGCCGAGTTTTTGCGACAAGAAAAACCGAGTTGGGTAACAGCGGAAGTAACGCCGCAGCATTTACTGTTAAATACCAGCGCCTATGAGAAGATTGGCAGTTTAGCTCAGATGAATCCGCCCTTGCGCGAAAAGAGCGATAACGAAATACTTTGGCAAGCTTTACTCGACGGCGTAATTGATTTTATCGCCACCGATCACGCGCCGCATACATTAGCAGAAAAAGCTCAAGAGTATCCAAATAGTCCATCAGGAATGCCCGGAGTTGAAACTTCTTTACCTTTAATGCTGACGCAAGCAGTCGAGGGAAGATGTACAGTAGCACAAGTTGCTAATTGGATGTCAGCGGCAGTTGCTAAAGCTTATAAAATTCCGAAAAAAGGGGCGATTTCTCCGGGTTTTGACGCTGATTTAGTATTGGTCGATTTGGATAAATACCGCCCGGTTGTCGGAGCAGAAATGGCGAGTAAGTGCGGCTGGAGTTCGTTTGAAGGTTGGAATTTGACTGGATGGCCAGTAATAACAGTTGTGGGAGGAAAAGTTGTTTTTGAGAATGGTAAATTAGATACAAATGTCAGGGGTGAAGCCTTGAGATTTGACGCAGATATGTAGGGGCGAAGCATTCGGGCGACAATTCATGAAATAAGCGCCAAAGATAAGGCCCGAAAGCTTCGCCCAATCCCAAGGGGAAATCCCCAAGCACAAATTCCCCAGCCATAAATCAATTACCCAAAATTCGGTTAATGTGGCTGACTCGTGGGGCTGGGCGAAGCATTTTGGCAATTATTCACTCGCACAATTTATGATTTTTTGCCCAAATGCTTCGCCCCTACAATTCTGATAAAAGGGGAAATCCCCAAGCACAAATTCCCCAGCCATAAATCAATTACCCAAAATTCCGTTAATGTGGCTGACTCGTGGGGCTTGCCGAAGCATTTTGGCAATTATTCACGCGCACGAATTATGATTTTTTGCCCAAATCCTTCGCCCCTACAATTCTGATCAAAGGGGAAATCTCCAAGCACAAATTCCCCAGCCATAAATCAATTACCCAAAATTCCGTTAATGTGGCTGACTCGTGGGGCTGGGCGAAGCATTTGGGCAATTATTCACCCGCACAATTTATGATTTTTCGCCCAAATGCTTCGCCACAAATTCCCCAGCCATAAATCAATTACCCAAAATTCCGTTAATGTGGCTGACTCGTGGGGCTGGGCGAAGCATTTGGGCAATTATTCACCCGCACAATTTATGATTTTTCGCCCAAATGCTTCGCCCCTACAATTCTGATAAAAGGGGAATTGATAATTGGCAATTGACATTATCCAAACTATTTTGATAAAATCGGATTACCCGTAGGGCTGATGAAATAAAATTGTTAAAAATGACAAAATTAAGAAAACCATGAAATACAACCCCGACATCCATCATCGGAAAACAATTCGACTAAAAGGTTATGATTATTCACAGCCAGGAGCTTACTATATCACCATTTGCACTTACGAAAGAGAATGTTTGTTTGGTGAAATTGTAGCAGGAGTAATGCACCTTAATTTGATTGGTGAAACTGTTCAATATGGTTGGCATCGCTTGTCACAGTATTTTAATTTTATAGAATTAGATGCTTTTGTGATTATGCCAAACCATCTACACGGAATTATTTTGATTGCTGACGACAATACTACTAACAAAAATCAATTATTCAAACAGCCGATAATCCAACCTGTATCCTCCGATCAGATATCTACATTGCCCAAAGGAACAGAATCAGGTTCACTAGGGGCATTAGTACAAAACTTTAAATCAATAGTAACCCGTAGGGTCAATCGCCTAACTAGGAATTCTGGTACAATATGGCAACAGGGTTATTATGAAGAAATTATTCGCGATGAACGAGCTTATGACAATATCAGAAAATATATAGTGGAAAATCCGTTAAAATGGCACGATGACGAAAATTATTCTACCCAAAAGTGCGATCGCAATACCAACTCCCATAAAAAACCTCAGAAATAAATCAATTACCCAAAATTCGGTTAATCCCGTAGGGGCGAAGCATTCGGGCGACAATTCATGAAATAAGCGCCAAATATAAGGCCCGAATGCTTCGCCCAATCCCAACGGGAAATCCCCAATCACAAATTCCCCAGCCATAAATCAATTACCCAAAATTCCGTTAATGTGGCTGACTCGTGGGGCTGGGCGAAGCATTTGGGCAATTATTCACCCGCACAATTTATGATTTTTCGCCCAAATGCTTCGCCCCTACGAGGTTGATAAAATTGGAATTTCGCATTTGGGCAATTATTCACCCGCACCAATTATGATTTTTAGCCCAAATGCTTCGCCCCTACGAGGTTGATAAAATTGGAATTTCGCATTTGGGCAATTATTCACCCGCACCAATTATGATTTTCAGCCCAAATGCTTCGGCCTACGGTTATGATGAAAATTATGCTAAAATTATCAAAGTATATTCCCTTACCATAGAGGCGATATTACCTATGCTCCAAGAATTAGAAACACAACTTCTTGCATTAACTCCGAGCGAGAAATCTGAAGCAATACGTCTGTTAACCCAAAGTTTAAGCAATAGCTGGCCGGCAATTACCAAGACTCCGGGAGTGTGTGGTGGTGATGCTTGTATTGCCAAAACTCGGATTCCAGTGTGGCTGCTTGTTGGTTTTCGCAACGAAGGTTCAAGCGATTCCGAACTTCTACAATTTTATCCCCAT
This window contains:
- a CDS encoding glycosyltransferase family 39 protein, with the protein product MASTTNQDTSVNPKIPQNFRLLIGLLAIGILLGIGFRCFEIDRKLYWHDEVYTSIRAAGFTRQEIDDELFQNRIVPAPELQKYQRIKPGSTAADTIRSLALEDPQHPPLYFLMARLWMEQFGSSMAASRSLPAILSLLSLPLMYALAQELLSSNLAALVATTLLALSPFDILFAQTARQYSLLTVAVIGSSWLLLRALRLRGWQNWAYYSLAIASGFYTHPFFSLTLVGHGVFIIACWLFVKQKKLRGHLTNSQFFLAVTAALILYLPWIYVLATNLERASATTDWTRISPGWLYLAKLWMLSFTALFFDFDFGFDNIWTYLLRLPFLLLIVAALYQICRRTNISTLLFIVTSIFVPFLMLALPDLILGGKRSAVSRYLISCFPGVQLAVACLLASKVKTQQRFWQVVLAGVFTASVASCTLSAVSDTWWSKDLSYFNAEVARNINKEAIANRSIKDTIVISDRGNDFTNMGDLLSLSYLLDKDVRLMLLSQSPDMEILTKYSAPLVFRPSEKLRSALKQNQRRLEPILEYARLFRVRRTS
- a CDS encoding peptide ligase PGM1-related protein, which codes for MQELNNSASETAQQFRNLQTELRERWRAIEEFDRGDCDIIVIPSVSLDQQEMQKVEGAYHYEERHLFSLIRLRNPRTRLIYITSEPLHPMIIDYYLQLLPGIPFSHARDRLLLFSTYDASSKSLTQKILERPRLMERIRQAARPTKSYMVCYNSTPLERELSVKLGIPLWASDPDLLYWGTKSGSRQIFQEAGVPYPDGSELVWNAEDLAVAAAELWERQPDLQRIVIKLNEGFSGEGNAILDLKPIANKAPQDRLKAIGDSFHNLRFQATAETWENFSSRIPELGAIAEAFIEGSEKRSPSVQGRIVPSGEVEILSTHDQILGGPDGQIFLGCRFPADESYRLALQELGWKVGKNLAAKGALERFGVDYVAVKQSDGKWDIQAIEINLRKGGTTHPFMALKLLTNGRYERTTGLFYSQQGRPKYYVASDNLKKERYRGLLPNDLMDIIADNQLHFDTGTETGSVFHLMGCLSEFGKLGLTSIGNSPQEAEDMYNKVVKVLDRETSFS
- a CDS encoding transposase yields the protein MLIFEFKVYGKSVQLTAIDDAIRTAQFVRNSCIRLWMDVKDTGKNDLQKYCAVLAANFPFANELNSMARQASAERAWSSISRFYDNCKKNIPGLKGYPQFQKDCRSVEYKTSGWRLADNRKSITFTDKKGIGRLKIKGTRDLHFYQINQIKRVRLVKRADGYYCQFCIDVNRQENIKPSGNTIGLDVGLKEYYTDSNGVMVENPKFLREAEKVLKRSQRRVSSKVKGSKNRGKARQILGKRHLKISRKRKDHAVKLARCVVQSNDLISYEDLRIKNMAKNHCLAKSINDASWYQFRVWLEYFGKVFKRVTVAVNPQYTSQECSSCGEIVKKTLSTRTHVCKCGCVMDRDENAARNILSRGLSTVGHTGTFALDASNALGDKTSIQTGEILPEQVISLIKESSVSLDLRVSSCGILGGGYFLAG
- the lepB gene encoding signal peptidase I, whose amino-acid sequence is MTRLDKSADQKPPQDTENPWIEAIKTIGLAAFLAFGIRTLVAEARYIPTGSMLPTLQINDRLIIDKVSYRLKDPQRGDIIVFMPPDPASLCTGQPPPIKDAYIKRVIGLPGDTVEVKEGKVYINKQPLQEKYIEEIPQYPYGPVVVSQNSYLVLGDNRNASCDSHYWGFVPKQNIIGRAIVRFWPLNRTGSIDPTPLYPAKK
- a CDS encoding dihydroorotase, with protein sequence MPTTSSLLIRRARILLPDGEFLVGDVLISDRKIVRVAPEIAESADREIDAIGLTLLPGVIDPQVHFREPGLEHKEDLFTASCACAKGGVTSFLEMPNTRPLTTTQAALDDKLSRAAEKCLVNYGFFIGATPENLPDLLEANPTPGIKVFMGSMHGQLLMDGEENLERVFSKGDRLIAVHAEDQTRINQRRQEFAGSTDLAVHSQIQDNQAALLATQLALKLSKKYQRRLHILHLSTGDEAEFLRQEKPSWVTAEVTPQHLLLNTSAYEKIGSLAQMNPPLREKSDNEILWQALLDGVIDFIATDHAPHTLAEKAQEYPNSPSGMPGVETSLPLMLTQAVEGRCTVAQVANWMSAAVAKAYKIPKKGAISPGFDADLVLVDLDKYRPVVGAEMASKCGWSSFEGWNLTGWPVITVVGGKVVFENGKLDTNVRGEALRFDADM
- a CDS encoding transposase codes for the protein MKYNPDIHHRKTIRLKGYDYSQPGAYYITICTYERECLFGEIVAGVMHLNLIGETVQYGWHRLSQYFNFIELDAFVIMPNHLHGIILIADDNTTNKNQLFKQPIIQPVSSDQISTLPKGTESGSLGALVQNFKSIVTRRVNRLTRNSGTIWQQGYYEEIIRDERAYDNIRKYIVENPLKWHDDENYSTQKCDRNTNSHKKPQK
- a CDS encoding DUF433 domain-containing protein, encoding MLQELETQLLALTPSEKSEAIRLLTQSLSNSWPAITKTPGVCGGDACIAKTRIPVWLLVGFRNEGSSDSELLQFYPHLSAADLVNVWTYADSHIEEIEEAISKNEEA